One segment of Microbacterium arborescens DNA contains the following:
- a CDS encoding universal stress protein produces the protein MSRPESGGRIVVGYTATKAGRDAVAFASRLATASGAALHLVLVLPAQKPGIVPPDAGYERLLREQAAGWLREGAAEVPEGISHRAHVRYGESVAAGLIDTADELGASLIVVGAADGGHRGRHRLGTTTTELVHSSDVPVALVPRGARRVPAETGITRLTAAVGEREGTELLVEATIQLAAATSAPVRLLSLVALDLPAGLDTGAIRTVGDNHAQEVLDEVRSALPPEAEVTAVVAAGDGIEDAVSHLEWEAGEVVIVGSSRLAQPRRLFLGSTAARMLRVVTAPMIVVPRTRSDREGASA, from the coding sequence ATGAGCCGCCCGGAGTCCGGCGGCCGCATCGTCGTCGGCTACACCGCGACCAAGGCGGGGCGGGATGCCGTCGCCTTCGCGAGTCGCCTCGCCACGGCATCCGGAGCCGCGCTCCATCTCGTGCTGGTGCTGCCCGCCCAGAAGCCGGGGATCGTGCCGCCCGACGCCGGGTACGAACGGCTGCTGCGCGAGCAGGCCGCCGGCTGGTTGCGCGAGGGCGCTGCCGAGGTGCCCGAGGGGATATCGCACCGTGCCCACGTCCGTTACGGGGAGTCGGTCGCGGCGGGGCTCATCGACACCGCCGACGAGCTCGGCGCCTCGCTCATCGTCGTCGGCGCCGCCGACGGCGGTCATCGCGGGCGGCATCGACTGGGCACGACGACGACCGAGCTCGTGCACTCGTCCGACGTGCCGGTCGCCCTGGTGCCGCGCGGTGCCCGCCGGGTGCCGGCGGAGACCGGCATCACGCGCCTGACGGCGGCGGTGGGGGAGCGCGAGGGCACGGAGCTTCTCGTCGAGGCGACCATCCAGCTCGCCGCGGCCACGTCGGCGCCAGTGCGGCTCCTCTCGCTCGTCGCCCTCGACCTCCCGGCAGGCCTCGACACCGGTGCCATCCGCACCGTCGGAGACAACCACGCGCAGGAGGTCCTCGACGAGGTCCGCTCGGCGCTCCCGCCCGAGGCCGAGGTGACCGCGGTGGTCGCGGCGGGCGACGGCATCGAAGACGCGGTGTCGCACCTCGAATGGGAGGCGGGTGAGGTCGTGATCGTCGGCTCCAGCCGGCTCGCGCAGCCGCGTCGGCTGTTCCTGGGCTCCACGGCCGCACGGATGCTGCGCGTCGTCACCGCCCCCATGATCGTGGTGCCCCGCACCCGCAGCGACCGCGAAGGAGCGAGCGCATGA
- a CDS encoding amino acid permease, producing MAAPSSSGWENPVSPETSAGLGAVTKARSNKLRSRHVTMITLGGIIGASLFVGSGNVIRTVGPAAVLSYLLGGLLVFLAMRMLGEMAASRPAIGSFMEYARVGLGDWAAYLVGWLYWYFWVGVLAYEAVLGGETMHTWFPGVPSWGWSLILLAVFVGTNVISVRTFGEVEFWLASIKVLAIVVFLGAGILFALGLWPQATFSVPNLWEHGGFAPHGIGVAFTGVALVIFSYFGTEIAVMASAESVDPAKGIRQATSTIIWRILLFFVGSVLVIVTVVPWDELPAPTDVANAPFTIALSRFGIPGADVIMQLVIFTAVISVLNSGLYSASRMFSALADKGFAPRIVAKRSRNGVPVMALLASTIGGLIATLVNFLTPGSGIFDFIMNSAGLVALFVYVFIALTQLRLRQRMTPEEVAALKLKMWLHPWLNIFLIVAIAAVVVVMLTTESGRSQVWTSLIATGVLLVFWPLVRRNLRARRLDRESVAPVSGSANEGVGND from the coding sequence GTGGCGGCCCCGAGCTCCAGCGGCTGGGAGAACCCGGTCTCGCCCGAGACGTCCGCGGGGCTCGGGGCGGTGACGAAGGCGCGCTCGAACAAGCTGAGGTCGCGCCACGTCACGATGATCACGCTCGGCGGCATCATCGGCGCCAGTCTGTTCGTCGGATCCGGCAACGTGATCCGCACGGTCGGCCCCGCCGCGGTCCTGTCGTACCTGCTGGGCGGCCTGCTGGTCTTCCTCGCGATGCGCATGCTCGGCGAGATGGCCGCCTCGCGGCCGGCGATCGGCTCGTTCATGGAGTACGCCCGCGTCGGGCTGGGCGACTGGGCCGCCTATCTCGTCGGGTGGCTGTACTGGTACTTCTGGGTCGGCGTGCTCGCCTACGAGGCCGTGCTGGGCGGCGAGACGATGCACACCTGGTTCCCCGGCGTCCCCTCCTGGGGATGGTCGCTGATCCTGCTGGCGGTCTTCGTCGGCACGAACGTCATCTCGGTGCGGACCTTCGGCGAGGTCGAGTTCTGGCTCGCCAGCATCAAGGTGCTCGCGATCGTGGTGTTCCTCGGCGCCGGCATCCTCTTCGCGCTCGGGCTGTGGCCGCAGGCGACCTTCTCCGTCCCCAACCTGTGGGAGCACGGCGGCTTCGCGCCCCACGGCATCGGCGTCGCCTTCACCGGCGTCGCGCTCGTGATCTTCTCGTACTTCGGCACCGAGATCGCCGTCATGGCGTCGGCCGAATCCGTCGATCCCGCCAAGGGCATCCGGCAGGCGACGAGCACGATCATCTGGCGCATCCTGCTGTTCTTCGTCGGCTCGGTCCTCGTCATCGTCACCGTCGTCCCGTGGGACGAGCTGCCGGCGCCGACGGATGTCGCGAATGCGCCGTTCACGATCGCGCTGTCGCGGTTCGGCATCCCCGGGGCCGACGTCATCATGCAGCTCGTGATCTTCACGGCCGTCATCTCGGTGCTCAACTCGGGGCTGTACTCGGCGTCGCGGATGTTCTCGGCCCTGGCCGACAAGGGCTTCGCCCCGAGGATCGTCGCGAAGCGTTCGCGCAACGGCGTCCCGGTCATGGCGTTGCTGGCGTCGACGATCGGCGGGCTCATCGCGACCCTCGTCAACTTCCTCACTCCGGGCTCGGGCATCTTCGACTTCATCATGAACTCGGCCGGGCTCGTCGCCCTCTTCGTCTACGTCTTCATCGCCCTCACCCAGCTGCGTCTGCGTCAGCGGATGACGCCCGAGGAGGTGGCCGCGCTCAAGCTGAAGATGTGGCTGCACCCGTGGCTCAACATCTTCCTCATCGTCGCGATCGCCGCCGTCGTGGTGGTCATGCTCACGACCGAGTCGGGGCGCTCGCAGGTGTGGACGAGTCTCATCGCCACCGGTGTACTACTGGTGTTCTGGCCGCTCGTGCGCCGAAACCTGCGCGCGCGTCGGCTCGACCGGGAGAGTGTCGCCCCGGTCTCGGGTTCTGCCAACGAAGGAGTCGGAAATGACTGA
- a CDS encoding NAD-dependent succinate-semialdehyde dehydrogenase — MTHENETRLLAGIERGLFIGGEWVDAEGGATFAVTDPSTGRTLIEIADASPADGIRALDAAVAAQEEWAATAPRVRSDILRRAFDLVQERKEDLALLMTLEMGKPLAEARGEVVYGGEFLRWFSEEAVRISGRYGLNPEGTGRMVVSQRPVGPSFFITPWNFPLAMATRKIAPALAAGCTVVVKPAALTPLTTTLFVQILQEAGLPAGVVNVVNATRSSEVAAPIIADPRLRKLSFTGSTPVGRKLIEQAAEGVLRVSMELGGNAPFVVFDDADLDKAVEGAMLAKFRNIGQACTAANRFIVHESIADEFADRLTERVSAMKIGRGTEDGVQIGPLIDERAVAKTGALVEDAVARGATVRTGGSAIDGEGTFFEPTVVTEVAAGSDILREEIFGPVLAIATFADEDEAVRLANDTEYGLVSYVFTRDLARGHRMIDRLETGMMGLNVGVVSNAAAPFGGVKQSGIGREGGLEGIHEYLSTKYTLIPAD; from the coding sequence ATGACGCACGAGAACGAGACACGACTGCTGGCGGGAATCGAGCGCGGCCTCTTCATCGGCGGCGAGTGGGTGGACGCCGAAGGCGGCGCGACGTTCGCCGTCACCGATCCCTCGACCGGTCGCACGCTCATCGAGATCGCCGACGCCTCGCCGGCCGACGGCATCCGAGCCCTCGACGCCGCCGTCGCGGCGCAGGAGGAGTGGGCTGCCACCGCGCCGCGCGTGCGCAGCGACATCCTGCGCCGGGCCTTCGATCTCGTGCAGGAGCGCAAGGAGGACCTCGCGCTGCTGATGACCCTCGAGATGGGCAAGCCGCTCGCCGAAGCGCGCGGCGAGGTCGTCTACGGCGGCGAGTTCCTGCGGTGGTTCAGCGAGGAAGCGGTGCGCATCTCGGGGCGGTACGGCCTGAATCCCGAGGGCACCGGGCGCATGGTCGTCTCGCAGCGCCCCGTCGGCCCGTCGTTCTTCATCACGCCGTGGAATTTCCCCCTCGCGATGGCGACGCGCAAGATCGCTCCGGCGCTCGCGGCCGGCTGCACGGTCGTCGTCAAGCCCGCGGCGCTCACGCCGCTCACGACGACGCTGTTCGTTCAGATCCTGCAGGAGGCAGGCCTCCCGGCGGGTGTCGTGAACGTCGTGAACGCGACGCGTTCGAGCGAGGTCGCAGCGCCCATCATCGCCGACCCGCGGTTGCGCAAGCTGTCGTTCACCGGCTCGACCCCGGTCGGCCGCAAGCTCATCGAACAGGCCGCAGAGGGGGTGCTGCGCGTGTCGATGGAGCTCGGCGGCAACGCGCCCTTCGTCGTGTTCGACGACGCCGACCTGGACAAGGCGGTGGAGGGCGCGATGCTCGCGAAGTTCCGCAACATCGGGCAGGCCTGCACGGCAGCCAACCGCTTCATCGTGCACGAGTCCATCGCCGACGAGTTCGCCGACCGGCTCACCGAACGCGTGTCGGCGATGAAGATCGGTCGCGGAACCGAGGACGGTGTGCAGATCGGGCCGCTCATCGACGAGAGGGCGGTAGCGAAGACCGGTGCGCTCGTCGAGGATGCCGTGGCCCGGGGCGCCACGGTGCGCACCGGCGGATCGGCGATCGACGGCGAGGGGACCTTCTTCGAGCCCACCGTGGTGACCGAGGTCGCCGCGGGCAGCGACATCCTCCGCGAGGAGATCTTCGGACCGGTCCTCGCGATCGCGACCTTCGCGGACGAGGACGAGGCTGTGCGCCTGGCCAATGACACCGAGTACGGGCTCGTCTCGTACGTCTTCACGCGAGACCTCGCGCGCGGGCATCGGATGATCGATCGCCTCGAGACCGGCATGATGGGGCTGAACGTGGGGGTCGTCTCGAACGCGGCGGCCCCGTTCGGCGGTGTGAAGCAGTCGGGCATCGGGCGCGAGGGCGGACTCGAGGGCATCCACGAGTACCTCTCGACGAAGTACACCCTGATCCCCGCCGACTGA
- a CDS encoding APC family permease, which yields MTRAEQAGVPAGDPVTGGISRKGLSAGTVGLIGAVVIGISCIAPAYTFTAAVGPTASVVGTQVPAIVLVGFIPMLLVAFGYRELNNRMPDSGTSFTWATRAFGPWIGWMAGWGLVAATILVLSNLAGVAVDFLFLLIAQLTGQESIADLASVVWINVLVCVVFVAAATFISYRDMQTTQKLQYGLVAFQVVVLVLFAIAAIVEAVSGNAFDATAFDWSWFNPFAVPTFSAFAAGLSLSIFIFWGWDVTLTMNEETKDPERTPGRAATITVVMIVALYLLLAIAMIMFAGVGTGELGLGNDDIQENVFFHLSGPILGPLAFLVSLAVLTSSASSLQSTFVGPARTLLAMGHYGALPESFARVSPRFFTPGYATIVSAVVASGFYVVMRIVSENVLWDTILALGMMICFYYGLTAFACVWYFRRQWFDSVRNVFFTFLFPLIGGAILAVLFVTTLIDTMDPAYGSGSQIGGVGLVFILGVGVILVGVVVMVWQAVKRPAFFRGETLTKDAPVSRRARGVAR from the coding sequence ATGACCCGAGCAGAACAGGCGGGGGTGCCCGCGGGCGACCCCGTCACCGGGGGGATCTCCCGGAAAGGCCTGAGCGCCGGGACGGTCGGCCTGATCGGCGCGGTCGTCATCGGCATCTCCTGCATCGCCCCCGCCTACACGTTCACGGCGGCGGTCGGGCCGACGGCATCCGTCGTCGGCACCCAGGTCCCGGCGATCGTCTTGGTCGGCTTCATTCCGATGCTCCTCGTCGCATTCGGATACCGCGAGCTGAACAACCGCATGCCCGACTCGGGCACGAGCTTCACCTGGGCGACGCGCGCGTTCGGCCCGTGGATCGGGTGGATGGCCGGGTGGGGGCTCGTCGCCGCGACCATCCTCGTGCTCTCGAATCTCGCCGGCGTCGCCGTCGACTTCCTCTTCCTGTTGATCGCGCAGCTCACGGGACAGGAGTCGATCGCCGACCTCGCCTCGGTCGTCTGGATCAACGTGCTCGTGTGCGTCGTGTTCGTCGCAGCGGCGACGTTCATCTCGTACCGCGACATGCAGACCACTCAGAAGCTGCAGTACGGGCTGGTCGCATTCCAAGTGGTCGTGCTGGTGCTGTTCGCCATCGCGGCGATCGTCGAAGCCGTCTCGGGCAACGCGTTCGACGCCACGGCGTTCGACTGGTCGTGGTTCAACCCGTTCGCGGTGCCGACGTTCAGCGCTTTCGCCGCCGGGCTGTCGCTGTCGATCTTCATCTTCTGGGGATGGGACGTCACCCTGACGATGAACGAGGAGACCAAGGATCCCGAGCGCACGCCGGGCCGAGCGGCCACCATCACGGTCGTCATGATCGTCGCGCTCTACCTGCTGCTCGCGATCGCCATGATCATGTTCGCCGGTGTCGGCACGGGCGAGCTCGGACTCGGCAACGATGACATCCAGGAGAACGTCTTCTTCCACCTCTCGGGTCCGATCCTCGGTCCGCTCGCGTTCCTGGTCTCGCTCGCCGTGCTCACCAGCTCGGCGTCGTCGCTGCAGTCGACCTTCGTCGGGCCGGCGCGGACGCTGCTCGCGATGGGGCACTACGGCGCCCTCCCCGAGAGCTTCGCGAGAGTGAGCCCCCGGTTCTTCACTCCCGGATACGCCACGATCGTGTCGGCGGTCGTCGCGTCGGGTTTCTACGTCGTGATGCGCATCGTCAGCGAGAACGTGCTGTGGGACACCATCCTCGCCCTCGGCATGATGATCTGCTTCTACTACGGCCTCACGGCGTTCGCCTGCGTCTGGTACTTCCGGCGTCAGTGGTTCGACTCGGTGCGGAACGTCTTCTTCACGTTCCTCTTCCCGCTGATCGGCGGGGCGATCCTCGCGGTGCTGTTCGTGACGACGCTCATCGACACGATGGATCCTGCCTACGGCAGCGGGTCGCAGATCGGCGGCGTGGGCCTCGTGTTCATCCTCGGCGTGGGAGTCATCCTCGTCGGCGTCGTCGTGATGGTGTGGCAGGCCGTGAAGCGCCCCGCGTTCTTCCGGGGCGAGACTTTGACCAAGGATGCGCCGGTCAGCCGGCGCGCGAGAGGAGTGGCGCGATGA
- the gabT gene encoding 4-aminobutyrate--2-oxoglutarate transaminase: protein MSTSTSTPTIPLGGPTLPQERRVVTAIPGPRSEELLARKAAAVPAGVGHTVPIQAVAAGGGVVVDADGNSLIDLGSGIAVTSVGNAHPAVVAAVQAQVAQFTHTCFMISPYESYVAVAEALNRLTPGDHEKKTALFNSGAEAVENAVKIARKATGRQAVVAFDHGYHGRTNLTMALTAKSMPYKSGFGPFAPEVYRAPLSYPFRDGLSGPDAAARAISQIEKQIGADNLAAVVIEPIQGEGGFIVPADGFLPAVADWCRENGVVFIADEVQTGFARTGAMFASEHFGIVPDLITTAKGIAAGLPLAAVTGRADLMDASHPGGLGGTYGGNPVACAAALAAIDAFENDGLVERAQQIGARLTDRLNTLRETDPRIGDVRGLGAMIAAEFVDPATGAPDAALTSAIAKACIAEGVIVLTCGTYGNVIRFLPPLSIGDELLDDGLDVIAAALGRV, encoded by the coding sequence ATGAGCACCTCGACCTCGACGCCGACCATCCCCCTCGGCGGCCCGACCCTCCCGCAGGAGCGCCGCGTCGTCACCGCGATCCCCGGACCCCGATCCGAGGAACTGCTGGCCCGCAAGGCCGCCGCCGTGCCGGCAGGTGTCGGTCACACGGTGCCGATCCAGGCCGTCGCCGCGGGCGGCGGAGTCGTCGTCGACGCCGACGGGAACTCGCTCATCGACCTCGGGTCCGGGATCGCCGTCACCTCGGTCGGCAACGCTCATCCCGCCGTCGTCGCCGCGGTGCAGGCCCAGGTGGCGCAGTTCACCCACACGTGCTTCATGATCTCGCCCTACGAGTCGTACGTCGCGGTGGCCGAGGCCCTCAACCGGCTCACCCCCGGTGACCACGAGAAGAAGACCGCGCTGTTCAACTCGGGCGCCGAAGCGGTCGAGAACGCCGTGAAGATCGCACGCAAGGCGACCGGCCGTCAGGCGGTCGTCGCCTTCGACCACGGCTACCACGGCCGGACGAACCTCACGATGGCGCTCACCGCGAAGTCGATGCCCTACAAGAGCGGGTTCGGGCCTTTCGCCCCCGAGGTCTACCGTGCGCCGCTGTCGTACCCGTTCCGCGACGGCCTCTCGGGTCCGGATGCCGCGGCCCGCGCGATCTCGCAGATCGAGAAGCAGATCGGAGCCGACAACCTCGCCGCCGTCGTCATCGAGCCCATTCAGGGCGAGGGCGGCTTCATCGTGCCTGCGGACGGGTTCCTGCCGGCGGTCGCCGACTGGTGCCGCGAGAACGGCGTCGTGTTCATCGCCGACGAGGTGCAGACCGGTTTCGCTCGCACCGGTGCCATGTTCGCCAGCGAGCACTTCGGGATCGTCCCCGACCTCATCACGACGGCGAAGGGGATCGCCGCAGGCCTCCCGCTCGCGGCCGTCACCGGTCGTGCCGACCTCATGGACGCGTCGCATCCCGGCGGCCTCGGCGGCACGTACGGCGGCAACCCCGTCGCCTGCGCGGCGGCGCTCGCGGCGATCGACGCGTTCGAGAACGACGGGCTCGTCGAGCGTGCCCAGCAGATCGGCGCACGCCTCACGGACCGGCTGAACACCCTGCGCGAGACCGACCCCCGCATCGGCGACGTCCGCGGTCTCGGCGCGATGATCGCCGCCGAGTTCGTCGACCCGGCCACCGGCGCCCCGGATGCTGCCCTGACCTCCGCGATCGCGAAGGCCTGCATCGCCGAGGGGGTCATCGTCCTCACGTGCGGCACCTACGGCAACGTCATCCGCTTCCTGCCGCCGCTCTCGATCGGCGACGAGCTGCTCGACGACGGGCTCGACGTCATCGCCGCGGCGCTCGGGCGGGTCTGA
- a CDS encoding helix-turn-helix domain-containing protein produces the protein MPTATPPSPTIRALLARRELDLRLSTPADDPHLDAPVRWVHSSDLADPTPFLSEDVVLLTTGTQFTADLDADAEADAYVSRLRARGIRGLGFGTEVVRDGIPGSLRNACAAAGMPLFEVPYRTPFIAVARAAAEAIAAQAYARRSWALDAQRALAIAALRPDGFDATLAELARQLGAWVGLYDASGTLTHEHSSAGSSVDDELRRAVDAEAAALLRRGGGTGAAMRLAGHPVTLQTLGSGGRRGVLVTAGVELDQDARAVVTAVVATTGLALEQRRMTAGAWSGLRAALVDLLADGHLALARRVATDAWGGFPAAPYVVAVADAHAPTGAREVLDNHATAGRLFYGRDEDGVLLIVGASERGVLDGIAARLSWRIGTAAAATDDDVTSARDRARLARDRGRPGAATDVVDAPGDLLDDLATAPSRARAGAELAPLRTHDARHGTALEATLVAWLDHDGAHEATARALGVHRHTVRTRIALAQRLLGRDLTTFADRAAVWTALRLSP, from the coding sequence ATGCCCACCGCCACTCCCCCGTCGCCGACGATCCGCGCGCTGCTGGCCCGGCGCGAACTGGATCTGCGCCTCTCGACACCCGCCGACGACCCCCATCTCGACGCACCCGTGCGCTGGGTCCACAGCTCCGATCTCGCCGACCCGACGCCCTTCCTCTCGGAGGACGTGGTGCTGCTGACGACGGGCACGCAGTTCACGGCCGACCTCGATGCGGACGCGGAGGCGGACGCCTACGTGAGCAGGCTTCGGGCGCGCGGCATCCGCGGCCTCGGGTTCGGTACCGAGGTCGTGCGCGACGGCATCCCCGGATCTCTGCGGAATGCATGCGCGGCCGCGGGGATGCCGCTGTTCGAAGTGCCCTACCGCACGCCGTTCATCGCCGTGGCGCGGGCGGCCGCCGAGGCCATCGCGGCGCAAGCGTACGCTCGGCGCAGCTGGGCGCTCGACGCGCAGCGCGCCCTCGCGATCGCCGCCCTGCGCCCCGACGGCTTCGACGCGACGCTCGCCGAGCTCGCGCGTCAGCTCGGCGCCTGGGTGGGCCTCTACGACGCCTCGGGGACGCTGACGCACGAGCACTCCTCCGCCGGTTCGTCGGTCGACGACGAGCTGCGCCGAGCCGTGGACGCGGAGGCAGCGGCCCTGCTGCGCCGGGGCGGTGGAACCGGTGCCGCGATGCGGCTGGCGGGGCACCCGGTCACACTGCAGACGCTCGGATCGGGGGGTCGCCGGGGCGTCCTGGTCACCGCCGGAGTGGAACTCGATCAGGACGCCCGGGCCGTCGTCACCGCCGTCGTCGCGACGACCGGCCTCGCCCTCGAGCAGCGCCGGATGACCGCCGGGGCGTGGAGCGGGCTGCGGGCTGCCCTCGTCGACCTCCTCGCGGATGGGCACCTCGCCCTCGCCCGTAGAGTCGCGACCGACGCGTGGGGCGGCTTCCCCGCCGCGCCCTACGTCGTCGCCGTCGCCGATGCGCACGCCCCCACGGGCGCCCGGGAAGTGCTCGACAACCACGCGACCGCCGGCCGGCTGTTCTACGGCCGCGACGAGGACGGGGTCCTCCTCATCGTGGGGGCGTCCGAGCGCGGGGTCCTCGACGGCATCGCCGCGCGCTTGTCGTGGCGGATCGGAACCGCCGCGGCGGCGACCGATGATGACGTGACCTCGGCGCGCGATCGGGCACGGCTCGCACGCGACCGCGGACGGCCGGGGGCGGCGACCGATGTCGTCGACGCTCCGGGCGACCTGCTCGACGATCTCGCTACGGCTCCCTCGCGCGCCCGCGCCGGCGCCGAGCTCGCCCCGCTGCGCACCCACGACGCGCGGCACGGCACGGCGCTCGAGGCGACGCTCGTCGCGTGGCTCGACCATGACGGCGCCCACGAGGCCACGGCCCGCGCGCTCGGCGTGCACCGGCATACCGTCCGCACGCGCATCGCTCTCGCGCAGCGCCTGCTCGGCCGCGACCTGACGACCTTCGCCGATCGCGCCGCCGTCTGGACGGCACTGCGCCTCTCCCCCTGA
- a CDS encoding flavin monoamine oxidase family protein: MTEITRDVAIVGAGAAGLTAANDLRKAGLSVVVLEARDRVGGRLWTDEIDGAMLELGGQWVSPDQHALIDTLADLGLDTYTRYRDGDSVYVGPDGQARRFRGEMFPVAPETERIIDEITARLDAMVAEIDPDRPWAHEKAAEWDRVSWDAWLRQQTDDDEAVRNLAFATGSAMLTKPTHTFSLLQSLLMAASAGSYSHLVDADFILDKRVVGGLQQVPLRLAERLGEDVLLGQPVRSIEYSDSGAVVRADEVTVRARHVVLALAPVLYNRISFSPPLPRLKHQMHQHFSMGFVIKVHAVYDRPFWREQGLSGTAFSPYELSHEAYDNTNHGDERGTLVGFVSDQNADDLFRLSADERRERILESLSHYYGPEAKNPIVYYESDWGSEEWTRGAYAASFDLGGLTRYGAEQLELVAPLHVACSDLAGLGYQHVDGAIRMGHRVADEILEADRA, from the coding sequence ATGACTGAGATCACCCGCGACGTCGCGATCGTCGGAGCCGGCGCAGCCGGACTGACCGCCGCGAACGACCTGAGGAAGGCCGGGCTGTCGGTCGTCGTGCTCGAAGCTCGCGACCGGGTCGGCGGACGGCTGTGGACGGACGAAATCGACGGCGCGATGCTCGAGCTCGGCGGCCAGTGGGTCTCGCCCGACCAGCACGCCCTGATCGACACGCTCGCCGACCTCGGGCTCGACACGTACACGCGGTACCGCGACGGCGACAGCGTGTACGTCGGTCCGGATGGACAGGCGCGGCGCTTCCGCGGCGAGATGTTCCCCGTGGCGCCGGAGACCGAGCGCATCATCGACGAGATCACCGCGCGCCTGGACGCGATGGTCGCCGAGATCGATCCCGATCGCCCGTGGGCGCACGAGAAGGCGGCCGAGTGGGACCGCGTCTCATGGGACGCGTGGCTGCGACAGCAGACCGACGACGACGAGGCGGTGCGCAACCTCGCGTTCGCCACGGGCTCGGCGATGCTCACCAAGCCCACCCACACCTTCTCGCTTCTCCAGTCGCTGCTCATGGCGGCGTCGGCAGGGTCGTACTCGCACCTCGTCGACGCGGACTTCATCCTCGACAAGCGCGTCGTGGGAGGTCTGCAGCAGGTGCCGCTGCGCCTGGCCGAGCGACTCGGCGAGGATGTGCTGCTGGGTCAGCCGGTGCGTTCGATCGAGTACTCCGACTCGGGTGCCGTCGTCCGTGCCGACGAGGTCACCGTGCGTGCGCGTCACGTCGTGCTCGCCCTGGCCCCCGTGCTCTACAACCGCATCTCGTTCTCGCCGCCGCTGCCGCGCCTGAAGCACCAGATGCACCAGCACTTCTCGATGGGCTTCGTCATCAAGGTGCACGCCGTCTACGACCGGCCGTTCTGGCGCGAGCAAGGGTTGTCGGGCACGGCGTTCAGCCCTTACGAGCTGTCGCACGAGGCGTACGACAACACCAACCACGGCGATGAGCGCGGTACTCTCGTCGGCTTCGTCTCCGACCAGAACGCCGACGACCTCTTCCGCCTCTCGGCCGACGAGCGGCGTGAGCGCATCCTCGAGTCGCTGTCGCACTACTACGGACCCGAGGCGAAGAACCCGATCGTCTACTACGAGAGCGACTGGGGCAGCGAGGAGTGGACGCGCGGTGCGTACGCCGCGAGCTTCGACCTCGGCGGCCTGACCCGTTACGGCGCCGAGCAGCTCGAGCTCGTCGCGCCGTTGCACGTCGCGTGCAGCGACCTCGCCGGGCTCGGCTACCAGCACGTCGATGGGGCGATCCGCATGGGCCACCGTGTCGCGGACGAGATCCTCGAAGCAGACCGCGCATGA